The Deltaproteobacteria bacterium genome has a segment encoding these proteins:
- a CDS encoding MBL fold metallo-hydrolase: MTEEIFPDLYRLRIPLPESPLKFLNSYVIRGPERNLLIDTGLNRQECLEAMQTGLSQLSIDLKKTDIFITHLHADHFGLVTKLADKSCRVYFSRPEKELIESFEGFDAMIVYAEDNGFPKDQLQAALDKHPGNKYGSDWMPELSLLDDRDEIQCGAYHFQCVSTPGHTMGHTCLYEADKKFLIAGDHILIDITPNIQCWKDTQNPLKHYLISLDKVAALEVHLVLPGHRRLIKDHRARIRELKSHHKNRLNEVLNLLEGSAQTAFQIASKMTWDLKCDSWDQFPVAQKWFATGEAISHLRYLEEEGNIIREKNGKSTKYRLK; the protein is encoded by the coding sequence ATGACTGAAGAAATATTTCCCGATCTCTATCGCCTGAGAATTCCCCTGCCGGAAAGTCCCCTCAAATTTCTCAATTCCTATGTCATCAGAGGCCCGGAGAGGAATTTACTGATCGATACCGGCCTCAACCGTCAGGAATGCCTGGAGGCCATGCAGACCGGACTTTCCCAATTGTCCATCGATCTTAAAAAAACCGATATCTTTATCACCCACCTGCATGCCGACCACTTTGGGCTGGTCACCAAATTGGCGGACAAATCCTGCCGGGTCTACTTCAGCCGGCCCGAAAAGGAACTCATCGAATCCTTTGAAGGCTTTGATGCCATGATCGTCTACGCCGAGGATAACGGCTTCCCAAAAGATCAACTGCAGGCCGCCCTGGACAAACACCCGGGAAACAAATACGGCTCCGATTGGATGCCGGAACTAAGCTTACTCGACGACCGGGATGAAATCCAATGCGGCGCCTATCATTTTCAATGTGTGTCCACGCCCGGCCATACCATGGGCCATACTTGCCTCTATGAGGCCGATAAAAAATTTCTGATTGCCGGAGATCATATCCTCATCGATATCACCCCCAATATCCAATGCTGGAAAGACACTCAGAACCCCCTGAAACATTACCTGATCAGTCTCGATAAGGTAGCGGCCCTGGAGGTGCATTTGGTGTTGCCGGGGCACCGGCGGCTTATCAAAGACCACCGGGCCCGCATCCGGGAATTAAAAAGCCATCACAAAAATCGATTAAATGAAGTCCTTAACCTTCTGGAGGGCAGTGCCCAAACCGCCTTTCAAATTGCCTCGAAAATGACCTGGGATTTGAAATGCGATTCCTGGGATCAGTTTCCAGTGGCCCAAAAATGGTTTGCTACCGGGGAAGCCATTTCCCATCTGAGGTATCTTGAAGAAGAAGGAAACATCATCCGGGAAAAAAATGGTAAGTCCACAAAGTATCGATTAAAATAA